A stretch of the Paramormyrops kingsleyae isolate MSU_618 chromosome 16, PKINGS_0.4, whole genome shotgun sequence genome encodes the following:
- the lss gene encoding lanosterol synthase: MMTEGTYLRRRGGPYKTAPATDLSRWRLSNVEGRQVWRYLEDQDHTDRAQTMLEAHSLGLDTSKFVPDSPAAKNAKEAALKGMEFYRLLQAEDGHWAGDYGGPLFLLPGLLITCYVAKISLPEAWKKEMVRYLRSVQLVDGGWGLHVEDKSTVFGTALSYTTLRILGLGPDDPDMVRARNNLHSNGGAAGIPSWGKFWLAVMNVYSWEGMNTLLPEMWLFPTWMPAHPSTLWCHCRQVYLPMSYCYAVRLTAPEDPLVLSLRQELYVQDYSTINWPAQRNNVAACDLYTHHSTLLTVAYMVMNVYEAHHSTALRAKAVKELYDHVKADDRFTKCISIGPISKTINMLVRWHVDGPSSAAFQEHVSRIPDYLWLGLDGLKMQGTNGSQLWDTAFAAQAFLEARAEDSPKFTECLQHAHQFLAFTQIPENPPDYKKYYRQMNKGGFPFSTRDCGWIVADCTAEGLKALMLLQERCPFITCHVPSERLCDAVNVLLSMRNSDGGFATYETKRGGRLLELLNPSEVFGDIMIDYTYVECTSAVMQALKHFQQAFPEHRAQEVRSTLDQGLEYCRRVQRPDGSWEGSWGVCFTYGTWFGLEAFACMGHVFQSGMACPEVQSACDFLLARQMEDGGWGEDFESCEQRRYVQSECSQIHSTCWALLGLLAVRYPDTKVIERGIQVLIDKQLPNGDWPQENISGVFNKSCAISYTSYRNVFPVWTLGRFSWLYPSSPLAGKLKQ, from the exons ATGATGACAGAAGGAAC GTACCTGCGGAGACGGGGTGGGCCGTATAAAACGGCTCCGGCCACAGACCTGAGCCGCTGGAGGCTGTCAAATGTGGAGGGCAGGCAGGTCTGGCGTTACTTGGAGGATCAGGACCATACCGATAGGGCGCAGACTATGCTGGAAGCTCACTCTTTGGGCTTGGATACG AGCAAGTTTGTCCCAGATTCCCCTGCTGCAAAAAATGCCAAGGAGGCGGCACTGAAGGGCATGGAATTCTACCGCCTCCTACAGGCTGAGGATGGGCACTGGGCTGGGGACTATGGGGGACCCCTTTTTCTGCTACCAG GCCTGCTGATCACATGCTATGTAGCGAAGATCAGTCTCCCAGAGGCATGGAAGAAGGAAATGGTGCGGTACCTCCGCTCTGTGCAGCTGGTGGACGGGGGATGGGGTCT CCACGTGGAAGACAAGTCGACGGTGTTTGGCACAGCTCTGAGCTACACCACCCTCAGGATCCTGGGCCTGGGGCCAGACGACCCGGACATGGTGCGGGCCAGGAACAACCTTCACAGCAATG GAGGGGCTGCTGGAATTCCATCCTGGGGTAAATTCTGGTTGGCCGTGATGAACGTGTACAGCTGGGAGGGAATGAACACTCTCCTGCCAGAGATGTG gCTCTTCCCTACCTGGATGCCAGCACACCCGTCCACTCTGTGGTGTCACTGTCGTCAGGTTTACCTGCCCATGAGCTACTGCTATGCAGTGAGACTCACTGCTCCAGAGGACCCTCTGGTGCTCAGCCTCAGACAG GAGCTGTACGTCCAGGATTATTCGACAATCAACTGGCCGGCTCAGCGGAACAATGTGGCCGCATGTGACTTGTATACCCACCACAGCACATTGCTGACCGTTGCTTACA tggtcatGAATGTGTACGAAGCCCATCACAGCACAGCCTTACGAGCCAAGGCGGTGAAGGAGCTCTATGACCATGTCAAGGCCGACGACCGCTTCACAAAGTGCATCAGCATCGGTCCG ATCTCCAAGACCATCAACATGTTGGTGCGCTGGCACGTGGATGGGCCCAGCTCAGCCGCTTTCCAGGAGCATGTGTCCCGTATCCCGGATTACCTCTG GTTGGGCCTTGATGGTTTGAAGATGCAG GGAACCAACGGATCGCAGCTGTGGGACACGGCCTTTGCTGCACAGGCCTTCTTGGAG GCCAGGGCAGAGGACAGCCCCAAGTTTACAGAGTGCCTTCAGCATGCCCATCAGTTCCTAGCTTTCACTCAG ATACCAGAAAACCCGCCTGACTACAAAAAATACTACAGACAGATGAACAAG GGCGGCTTCCCGTTCAGCACGCGCGACTGCGGCTGGATCGTGGCCGACTGCACCGCCGAGGGGCTCAAGGCGCTGATGTTGCTGCAGGAGCGCTGTCCCTTCATCACGTGTCATGTCCCCAGTGAGCGCCTCTGCGATGCCGTCAATGTG ctcctgagCATGAGGAACAGTGACGGTGGATTTGCCACCTATGAGACCAAACGTGGAGGGAGGCTCCTGGAGCTATTGAACCCCTCTGAGGTGTTTG GTGACATCATGATCGACTACACCTACGTGGAGTGCACGTCGGCTGTGATGCAGGCCCTGAAGCACTTCCAGCAGGCTTTCCCcgagcacagggcacaggaggTCAG ATCTACGCTGGACCAGGGCCTCGAGTACTGCAGGAGGGTGCAGAGGCCTGATGGATCATGGGAAGG GTCCTGGGGAGTGTGCTTCACGTACGGTACCTGGTTTGGACTCGAGGCCTTCGCCTGCATGGGCCATGTCTTCCAGAGTGG gatggcGTGTCCTGAGGTACAGAGTGCTTGCGACTTCCTGCTGGCCCGGCAAATGGAGGATGGTGGCTGGGGGGAGGACTTTGAGTCGTGCGAGCAGCGGCGATACGTGCAGAGCGAGTGCTCGCAGATCCACAGCACCTGCTGGGCCCTGCTGGGACTCCTGGCCGTCAG GTACCCAGATACCAAGGTGATAGAGCGAGGGATTCAAGTCCTGATAGATAAACAGCTCCCCAATGGAGACTGGCCTCAA GAGAACATCTCTGGGGTCTTCAACAAGAGCTGCGCCATCAGCTACACCTCTTACAGGAACGTCTTCCCGGTTTGGACCCTGGGCCGCTTCTCCTGGCTGTACCCCTCCAGCCCTCTTGCCGGGAAGCTGAAACAGTGA
- the ftcd gene encoding formimidoyltransferase-cyclodeaminase: MAKLVECVPNFSEGRNKEVIDAIADAISGTDGCSLLDVDPGSSTNRTVYTLVGSPQAVVEGALNAARVAFQRIDMAKHSGEHPRMGAMDVCPFIPVQNVTMTECVDCANAFGGRLADMLQIPVYLYGEAAREENRRSLPTIRAGEYEALPEKLKKTEWTPDYGPAAFVPSWGATVTGARKFLIAYNVNLLSTKEQAHRIALDIREQGRSAGQPGLLKKVQGMGWYLEEANLAQVSTNILDFEVTPVHAVYEEICRDAKDLKLPVVGSQIVGLIPLKAMLDCADFYIQRDKLFVIEEEHKVRLVISKLGLDSLGPFVPKERIIEYMVVGTQDHQRLLSLPLQQFVRSVGARTAAPGGGSVSAAIAAMGAALGCMVGQMTYGKKQFENLDTVMRRLIPPFHHAMGELLVMVDTDSNAFNDYMTALKMPKNTPDEVKRRVVAIQDGLKKAVGVPLSLAEKVSQLWPSLKEMVLYGNMACKSDLQVAAKALETAVFGAYCNVLINLKDITDESFKSTTQQRVSVLLLEARQSMAAVLDVAEKRE, from the exons ATGGCAAAGCTGGTGGAGTGTGTGCCCAACttttctgagggcagaaacAAGGAG GTGATTGACGCCATCGCGGACGCCATCTCCGGCACAGATGGCTGCAGCCTGCTGGATGTGGACCCGGGCTCCTCCACAAACCGCACGGTGTATACCTTGGTGGGCTCGCCACAGGCCGTGGTGGAGGGGGCTCTGAATGCAGCGCGGGTGGCCTTCCAGCGCATTGACATGGCCAAGCACTCGG GGGAACATCCCAGGATGGGGGCTATGGACGTGTGCCCCTTCATCCCCGTGCAGAACGTGACGATGACTGAGTGCGTGGACTGTGCCAATGCCTTTGGTGGGCGACTCGCTGACATGCTACAGATTCCTG TGTACCTTTATGGAGAGGCTGCCCGTGAGGAGAATCGGAGGTCTCTACCCACGATCCGTGCAGGAGAATATGAGGCGCTGCCTGAGAAG CTGAAAAAGACGGAGTGGACCCCTGACTACGGCCCTGCTGCTTTCGTCCCCTCCTGGGGGGCCACAGTGACGGGTGCTCGCAAGTTTCTCATCGCCTACAACGTGAACCTCCTGAGCACCAAGGAGCAGGCCCATCGCATCGCCCTGGACATCCGGGAGCAGGGGCGCAGTGCGGGTCAG CCAGGCCTCCTGAAGAAGGTCCAGGGCATGGGCTGGTACCTGGAAGAGGCCAACTTGGCACAGGTGTCCACCAACATCCTGGACTTTGAGGTGACCCCCGTCCACGCAGTCTACGAAGAGATCTGCAGGGACGCTAAG GACCTCAAACTCCCGGTGGTGGGGTCTCAGATTGTAGGCCTAATCCCTCTGAAGGCCATGCTGGATTGCGCGGACTTCTACATTCAGAGGGACAAGCTTTTCGTTATTGAGGAGGAGCACAAAGTGAGACTG GTCATTAGTAAACTGGGTCTGGACTCCCTAGGACCGTTTGTGCCCAAGGAGAGGATTATCGA ATACATGGTGGTGGGCACGCAGGACCATCAGCGGCTGCTGTCGCTGCCTCTGCAGCAGTTTGTCCGCAGCGTGGGAGCCAGGACGGCCGCACCCGGGGGAGGATCCGTGTCGGCAGCCATTGCTGCGATG GGGGccgctttgggctgcatggTGGGGCAGATGACTTATGGGAAGAAGCAGTTTGAGAACCTCGACACCGTCATGAGGAGGCTCATCCCCCCCTTTCACCACGCCATGGGTGAACTCCTGGTCATGGTGGACACCGATTCCAACGCCTTCAATGACTACATG ACTGCGCTCAAAATGCCAAAGAACACCCCAGACGAAGTGAAAAG GAGGGTTGTGGCCATACAGGATGGCCTGAAGAAAGCGGTGGGGGTCCCCCTGTCCCTTGCTGAGAAGGTCAGCCAGCTCTGGCCTTCCCTGAAAGAGATGGTCCTCTACGGCAACATGGCCTGCAAGTCCGACCTGCAG GTGGCGGCCAAAGCTCTTGAGACGGCAGTCTTTGGAGCCTACTGCAATGTTCTCATCAACCTCAAGGACATCACAGATGAGTCCTTCAAGTCCACA ACTCAGCAGAGGGTttcagtgctgctgctggaggCCAGACAGAGCATGGCTGCAGTGCTAGATGTGGCTGAGAAGAGGGAGTGA